ACGACATTCACCCATTTCATCCGGCTCAGCAGAGACACAATTTCCCAGCGCTGCCGTTGCTCGAAGGCGACGACGTGATCGAGATGGATCCGGATGCGAACCTACTGACCCGCCGCGTGACGGAGCGTGCCGTGAGTTTCATCAAAGACAACAAGAACCAGCCGTTCTTCTTGTACGTGCCGCATCCGATTCCTCATCGTCCTCTGTATGCTTCCGAGCCGTTCATGCAAGACGTATCCCCAGCGATCAAAGCGAAGCTCGCTAATGAATCCGAAGGCATCGTCGACTACAAGACTCGCGACAAACTGTTTCGCCAAGCAATTAGCGAAATTGATTGGTCGGTAGGGCAAATTCTGGACACGCTGAATTCCGAAGGCATCGACGACAATACTCTGGTCATTTTCACCTCGGACAACGGCCCGGCGGTCGGAAAAGCAAACCCACTGAGAGGAAAAAAGGGACAGACGTATGAGGGTGGCATGCGAGAAGCTACCGTGATCCGCTGGCCCGGAAAACTTGCCGCCGGCATGGTCAACGATCAATTGATGACCACGATGGACTTGTTACCGACGTTCGCAAAATTAGCCGGCGCAGAAGTGCCAGGCGATCGCATCATCGACGGCAAGGATATATGGCCTGTGCTTTCCGGTAACGAAGAGACGCCACACGAAGCGTTCTTCTATCACAAAGGCAATCAGCTAGCGGCAGTGCGCTGCGGCGAATGGAAGCTGCACGCAAACCCAGATGGCAAGCCAACTGAACTGTATAACTTGACCATGGACATCGGCGAAAAGACGAACGTCCTGAAAGAAAATCCAAAGATTGCTCGGCGACTGAAGCGCCACCTCGACGCATTCGCAACGGAGATTGGACAAAACAGTCGTCCGGCGGCGTTTGTGGATAATCCGAAGCCGCTGTCGAAATAGGGTAGCCTCAATCAAGCAATCAACACAAACCTAAGCACAACCATGAAACCATTCGTACTTGTCCTGACCACACTCTTCGTCATGTCAGGACTGATCGCTGCTGAACCTTCGCGCCCCAATGTTGTCCTGATCTTTGCGGACGATCTGGGTTACGGCGATCTTGGTTGCTATGGTGCGACGAAGGTGAAGACACCAAACATTGACCGGCTTGCCAAAGAAGGCCGGCGGTTTACGGACGCCCATTCCGCTTCGGCCGTTTGCACCCCATCACGTTACGGTTTGCTGACCGGCGAGTACCCATCGCGCAAGAACATTTGGGGACCGTGCAGTCACACTCAACCGTTGCTAATCGACACCAGCAAGCTGACCCTTAGCAAGCTTTTCAAAGACAAAGGTTACTCCACCGCGATCGTGGGCAAATGGCACTTGGGCTTCGGATCGGGCCAGACCGACTGGGACAAGCCACTGCGTCCAGGGCCACTTGAACTGGGGTTCGACTACTACTTTGGCGTCCCCAAAGTGAACAGCGGCTTTCCCTATGTGTACGTTGAAAACGATCGCATCGTCGGCTGGGATCCCGCGGATCCGTTGGTATATGGCAAACCGCCATTTTCAAAGACACCGACGTTCCCGCATGAAGCCGGAAACAAAACACCCAACCGTTTCTCGGGTGCTAAGAAGGCGCATGAAATCTACGACGACGAGCGAACAGCAACGCTGCTTGTCGAAAAGAGTGTGAAATGGATCGAAGAGAACAAAGACGATCCGTTCTTTCTGTATTTGCCGACCACCAACATTCACCATCCCTTCTCTCCGGCACCACGGTTCAAAGGGACCAGTGAATGCGGACTCTACGGCGACTTCATTCACGAACTGGACTGGATGGTTGGCGAGGTCATGAACTGCCTAGACAACAATGGCTTGACGGACAACACGCTTGTGATTTTCACCAGTGACAATGGTGGCATGTTCAATACGGGCGGACAAAATGCGTTTAAGGATGGACATCGTCAAAACGGCGATCTGTTGGGCTTCAAATTTGGGATTTGGGAAGGCGGGCACCGAATACCGCTGATCGCCAAGTGGCCAGGCAAAATTAAAGAATCCACAACATCGGATCAGTTGATCTGCAGTATCGACATGCTGGCTTCCTTCGCTGCGCTGACTGAACAGACGATTGAAAAGGAACAGCTGGCGGACAGTGTTAACATGCTTCCTGCACTGCTGGGTGAACCGACATCACCGCTGCGTGACCACGTCGTCCTGTCACCTTTCAAACCCACTCACCTTGCAGTTCGCAAAGGCAAGTGGATGTACATTGACGCGAAAGACTCGGGTGGGTTTGGCAACTCGAAGCCAGGGGCTCACACGTTTTCGGGTGCTGCCGCTGCGGCCCTCGTCGGCAACGTGAACAGCGATTTCACCGCCAAGGGAAAGATCCGTAAAGATGCTC
The Rubripirellula reticaptiva DNA segment above includes these coding regions:
- a CDS encoding sulfatase family protein, encoding MNRLLAVILLLAGLTMPAESAKPNFIVIFTDDQGYADLGCFGGKHVSTPRIDQMAAEGIKLTSFYVAAPVCTPSRAALMTGCYPKRIDMATGSNFGVLLAGDTKGLNPDEITIAEVLKSAGYKTGMFGKWHLGDQPDFLPTRQGFDEYFGIPYSHDIHPFHPAQQRHNFPALPLLEGDDVIEMDPDANLLTRRVTERAVSFIKDNKNQPFFLYVPHPIPHRPLYASEPFMQDVSPAIKAKLANESEGIVDYKTRDKLFRQAISEIDWSVGQILDTLNSEGIDDNTLVIFTSDNGPAVGKANPLRGKKGQTYEGGMREATVIRWPGKLAAGMVNDQLMTTMDLLPTFAKLAGAEVPGDRIIDGKDIWPVLSGNEETPHEAFFYHKGNQLAAVRCGEWKLHANPDGKPTELYNLTMDIGEKTNVLKENPKIARRLKRHLDAFATEIGQNSRPAAFVDNPKPLSK
- a CDS encoding sulfatase family protein, with protein sequence MKPFVLVLTTLFVMSGLIAAEPSRPNVVLIFADDLGYGDLGCYGATKVKTPNIDRLAKEGRRFTDAHSASAVCTPSRYGLLTGEYPSRKNIWGPCSHTQPLLIDTSKLTLSKLFKDKGYSTAIVGKWHLGFGSGQTDWDKPLRPGPLELGFDYYFGVPKVNSGFPYVYVENDRIVGWDPADPLVYGKPPFSKTPTFPHEAGNKTPNRFSGAKKAHEIYDDERTATLLVEKSVKWIEENKDDPFFLYLPTTNIHHPFSPAPRFKGTSECGLYGDFIHELDWMVGEVMNCLDNNGLTDNTLVIFTSDNGGMFNTGGQNAFKDGHRQNGDLLGFKFGIWEGGHRIPLIAKWPGKIKESTTSDQLICSIDMLASFAALTEQTIEKEQLADSVNMLPALLGEPTSPLRDHVVLSPFKPTHLAVRKGKWMYIDAKDSGGFGNSKPGAHTFSGAAAAALVGNVNSDFTAKGKIRKDAPPGQLYDLDADVLQTTNVYRQHPDLVAKMKAMLKSYTPKPAVKARRRRAQDQSQ